From a region of the Candidatus Neomarinimicrobiota bacterium genome:
- a CDS encoding DMT family transporter: MRKETQQAVILAGMALLMWSTVATAFKLTLRTGTPAELLFVSVLTACLVLIPAGFFQARKVSISLQNVLKALGTGLLMPLTYYSVLFVAYDRLPAQSAQIINFTWPVFMAAAAMLLKREPANMARIFFLLISLSGAIVVLTRGTFSLKGAEDLPGSMLALGSALLWTAFWMLQSNIPLPGTLRMGLYFSGAFIVMIILSASGFALIPSHSRTWFGGIYTGLFEMSLPFLIWQKALEKTRSVAVISNVIYLSPFLSLIFIRTFLQEAIHPSSLIGLLLISAGLFLQMNLKEKED; the protein is encoded by the coding sequence ATGAGAAAAGAGACCCAACAGGCGGTGATACTAGCCGGCATGGCCCTTCTCATGTGGTCCACTGTTGCCACCGCTTTTAAACTTACCCTCCGGACAGGTACTCCAGCGGAACTCCTCTTTGTTTCCGTCCTGACAGCCTGCCTGGTTTTAATCCCCGCAGGATTTTTTCAAGCTAGAAAAGTATCCATCTCTCTTCAGAATGTGCTCAAGGCATTGGGGACGGGACTCTTAATGCCGCTTACCTATTACTCGGTGCTGTTTGTCGCCTACGACCGTCTTCCGGCCCAATCGGCCCAGATCATCAATTTTACCTGGCCGGTTTTTATGGCGGCGGCAGCCATGCTTTTAAAACGGGAACCGGCAAATATGGCAAGAATTTTCTTTCTCCTTATCAGTCTCAGCGGAGCCATTGTTGTCCTCACCCGCGGAACCTTCTCTCTGAAGGGAGCGGAGGATCTTCCGGGGTCCATGCTGGCTCTGGGCTCGGCTCTTTTGTGGACCGCCTTCTGGATGCTCCAGTCTAACATTCCCCTGCCGGGCACGCTGCGCATGGGACTCTATTTTAGCGGAGCTTTCATTGTCATGATTATCTTGTCAGCAAGCGGTTTTGCCCTTATTCCAAGTCATTCCCGGACATGGTTTGGAGGTATTTATACCGGTCTTTTTGAAATGAGCCTCCCTTTTCTGATATGGCAGAAAGCCCTGGAAAAAACCCGCTCCGTTGCCGTCATTTCAAATGTTATTTACCTCTCCCCTTTTCTGTCCCTGATTTTCATCCGGACTTTTTTACAGGAAGCCATTCATCCTTCAAGCCTGATTGGACTCTTGCTTATCAGCGCCGGATTATTCCTGCAGATGAACCTGAAAGAAAAAGAGGATTAA
- the ligA gene encoding NAD-dependent DNA ligase LigA — MKDIKKRVEELTRELNEHNYRYYVLDDPVVSDAEYDRQFRELVDLEEKYPQYRRPDSPTQRVGAEPLEAFGTLVHRTPMLSLENAMNEGEIRDFIRRVRKEAGENSSLTWVGEPKLDGLGVELIYEKGIFTAGATRGDGYRGENITQNLKTIRQIPLKLRGDDIPDIVEVRGEVMISHENFEKLNREREKAGESLFANPRNAAAGSLRQLNPSVTAKRPLEIFIYSPGEISGMTFETHWEFLEQLKKWGFRVNPYARLLKEDEEVINYFRKMEKDRESLTYDIDGVVIKVNEMALHKKLGMRTRTPRWAIAGKFKARQETTRIVDIEASVGRTGVITPVAILEPVQIGGVTVSRATLHNQDEIDRKDIRIGDTVVVERAGDVIPKVIKVIPEKRPEDSKPYHLPETCPVCGSETSRLEDNVAICCTNISCPAQLKASISHFVSRKGMDIEGLGEKIVDQLIQEGLVKSPADLYRLKEEDLRDLDRFGEKSAANLIEAVEHSKSRPLRALIYALGIPNTGEYLSRILAEIFGSVDALMDASREELDSIEGIGPVVAEGITIYFENEQNRKLVRELQNAGINPTVEKDTKESQIFSGKTFVFTGSLEKFTRDEAKEMVRLRGGSATGSVSRKTDYVVAGPGAGSKLEKAKSLGIKILSEDEFLKMVKG; from the coding sequence ATGAAGGATATTAAAAAACGGGTGGAAGAACTGACCCGTGAGCTCAATGAACACAATTATCGTTATTATGTCCTGGATGATCCTGTGGTTTCGGATGCGGAATATGACCGTCAATTCAGGGAACTGGTAGATCTGGAAGAGAAATATCCCCAATACCGCCGTCCTGATTCACCTACGCAACGGGTGGGGGCAGAGCCCCTGGAAGCTTTTGGGACCCTTGTGCACCGTACGCCTATGCTGAGTCTGGAAAATGCCATGAATGAAGGAGAGATCCGGGATTTCATTCGCCGTGTACGGAAAGAAGCGGGTGAGAATAGTAGTCTGACCTGGGTCGGGGAACCCAAACTGGATGGCCTGGGTGTGGAATTGATATATGAAAAGGGAATTTTTACAGCCGGGGCCACCCGGGGGGATGGTTATCGGGGGGAAAATATCACCCAAAACCTGAAAACCATCCGCCAGATTCCATTGAAACTCCGGGGGGATGATATCCCGGACATCGTGGAAGTCCGGGGTGAGGTGATGATATCCCATGAAAACTTTGAAAAGTTGAACCGTGAACGGGAAAAGGCGGGAGAATCCCTTTTTGCCAATCCCCGGAATGCGGCGGCCGGTTCCCTCAGGCAGCTGAATCCGTCTGTGACCGCCAAACGACCTCTTGAAATTTTTATTTATTCTCCCGGAGAGATCAGCGGAATGACTTTTGAAACACACTGGGAATTTTTAGAACAGTTGAAAAAATGGGGGTTCCGGGTCAATCCGTATGCCCGTTTGCTGAAAGAGGATGAGGAAGTTATTAACTATTTTCGAAAAATGGAAAAGGACCGCGAATCACTCACATATGATATTGACGGGGTGGTGATTAAAGTCAATGAAATGGCTCTTCATAAAAAGCTGGGCATGCGGACCCGCACACCCCGGTGGGCGATTGCCGGGAAATTCAAAGCCCGCCAGGAAACAACCCGGATTGTGGATATTGAAGCCAGTGTCGGACGGACAGGTGTGATTACACCGGTGGCTATTCTGGAGCCGGTCCAAATCGGAGGTGTGACGGTGAGCCGTGCCACCCTCCATAATCAGGATGAAATTGACCGGAAAGATATCCGGATCGGAGATACGGTGGTTGTGGAAAGGGCCGGGGATGTAATTCCGAAAGTTATCAAAGTGATTCCGGAAAAACGGCCGGAAGACAGCAAACCGTACCATCTTCCTGAAACCTGTCCTGTCTGCGGTAGTGAAACCTCCCGGTTGGAGGATAATGTGGCCATCTGCTGTACCAATATCTCGTGTCCGGCTCAGCTCAAAGCCAGCATTTCCCATTTCGTCTCCCGGAAGGGCATGGATATTGAAGGATTGGGTGAGAAAATTGTGGATCAGTTGATTCAGGAAGGGTTGGTGAAGTCGCCGGCGGATCTTTACCGGTTAAAAGAGGAGGATCTCCGTGACCTGGACCGTTTTGGTGAAAAATCAGCCGCGAACCTCATCGAGGCTGTTGAGCATTCCAAATCCCGGCCTCTCCGGGCCTTGATATATGCCCTGGGAATTCCGAATACGGGGGAATATCTCAGCCGGATCCTGGCTGAAATCTTTGGGTCTGTGGATGCCCTCATGGATGCATCCCGGGAGGAACTGGACAGCATCGAAGGAATCGGTCCCGTGGTGGCGGAGGGGATTACCATCTATTTTGAAAATGAACAAAACCGCAAACTGGTCCGGGAATTACAGAATGCGGGCATCAATCCCACGGTGGAAAAAGACACGAAAGAATCTCAGATATTTTCCGGAAAGACCTTTGTCTTTACCGGTTCGCTTGAAAAATTCACACGGGATGAGGCAAAAGAGATGGTCCGCCTGAGAGGCGGCTCGGCCACAGGCAGTGTCAGCCGTAAAACCGATTATGTGGTTGCCGGTCCCGGCGCCGGTTCAAAGCTGGAAAAAGCAAAATCTCTGGGGATTAAAATTCTCAGTGAAGATGAATTTTTAAAGATGGTTAAGGGATGA
- a CDS encoding YjbQ family protein — MKVYGEEICLSTNGFSDIRDITEKVRHSVKKSGIREGLVHVFVIGSTASVTSIEYEPALVQDMKDILEKLIPKSIRSRHSETWGDDNGFSHMRATLMGPGTSFPVTKGDVLLGTWQQIIVVDHDNHPRNRRIYIQVMGIE, encoded by the coding sequence ATGAAAGTCTATGGCGAAGAAATATGCCTGTCTACAAACGGCTTCAGCGATATCCGGGACATTACCGAAAAGGTACGTCATAGTGTAAAGAAAAGCGGTATTCGTGAAGGACTTGTCCATGTGTTTGTCATCGGCTCTACAGCTTCAGTCACGAGTATTGAATACGAACCGGCTCTGGTTCAGGACATGAAGGACATTCTGGAAAAACTCATCCCCAAATCCATCCGGTCCCGTCATTCGGAAACCTGGGGAGATGACAACGGTTTTTCCCACATGCGGGCAACACTGATGGGACCCGGGACAAGTTTTCCGGTCACAAAGGGAGATGTCCTGCTGGGAACCTGGCAGCAAATCATTGTTGTGGATCATGATAATCATCCCCGGAACCGCCGGATTTATATCCAGGTAATGGGCATTGAATAA